In Plasmodium yoelii strain 17X genome assembly, chromosome: 6, one DNA window encodes the following:
- a CDS encoding thioredoxin-like protein has protein sequence MNNILLRINSRKAILPSNKRMFVHFNYPYRVEKCVNKNINAKVNYKNIIQRNITNKANVDNKISSNRKKNIYMLSILISSILGYGALKWDEKKKISNFLNEMTEISDDVFDKIDNIVLFVLDKNKLNDEKKKVQFLKHEIEKLNIKNLNYLYTFHEESKDFACYIYKGRRRRNITKEELVDTSYIKEIFEQFFIPISEDSEKLNEGNNGIFPTYVTHDTFEKEIIEDSKKNDILLVLFENTCFLCFLYKPFINSLHKLFKENNIELKIKKYNIEKNDYAPNMIISRGTPTFLFYTKGKGTKLDEYKPNEIIEKIDKMVKLPSDIKNEIIDKVESIHARMHQFGLLTMWTTESKVIENTLIKRHIKDLPNSTDDETIYNEVLTALIEEDSQRNDLIEDSLNFINEKIKDAEKSCYVAALMMANELIDEEKKII, from the exons ATGAATAACATACTACTAAGGATCAATAGTAGAAAGGCAATACTACCAAGTAATAAACGCATGTTTGTTCATTTTAATTATCCTTATAGGGTCGAAAAATGTGTTAATAAGAATATAAATGCAAAGGTTAACTATAAGAATATTATACAAAGAAACATTACAAACAAGGCAAATGTGGACAATAAAATAAGTTCAAATcggaaaaaaaacatatatatgttaagtATACTTATTAGTAGCATATTAGGTTATGGTGCTTTAAAATgggatgaaaaaaaaaaaatatcaaattttCTAAATGAAATGACCGAAATATCTGATGATGTTTTTGATAAGATAGATAATATcgtattatttgttttagataaaaacaaattgaacgacgaaaaaaaaaaagttcaGTTTTTAAAACATGAAATTGAAAAGCTCaacattaaaaatttaaattatcttTATACATTTCATGAGGAAAGCAAAGATTTTGcttgttatatttataaaggAAGGAGACGAAGAAATATAACAAAAGAAGAGTTAGTAGATACTAgttatataaaagaaatatttgaacaattttttataccTATTAGTGAAGATtctgaaaaattaaatgaaggAAATAATGGGATATTCCCAACATATGTAACACATGACACATTTGAAAAGGAg ATTATTGAAGATTCCAAGAAAAATGACATCCTCTTAGTTTTGTTTGAAAATACATGCTTCTTATGCTTTTTATACAAGCCTTTTATAAACAGCTTACACAAACTATTCAAAGAGAATAAC attgaattgaaaataaagaagtaTAATATCGAGAAAAATGATTATGCGCCAAATATGATAATTTCTAGGGGAACACCCACCTTTTTGTTTTATACCAA AGGTAAAGGAACGAAGCTCGATGAATATAAACCAAATGAAATTATCGAAAAAATAGATAAG ATGGTTAAATTGCCCAGTGacattaaaaatgaaattatagACAAGGTGGAATCAATACATGCACGAATGCACCAATTTGGATTGCTAACGATGTG gaCAACAGAGTCAAAGGTTATAGAAAACACTCTTATAAAAAGGCATATAAAGGATCTACCAAAT AGTACCGACGACGAAACCATTTACAATGAAGTGCTAACTGCTCTTATAGAAGAGGATTCGCAAAGAAATGATTTAATTGAGGATagtttaaattttataaatgaaaaaataaaagacgCCGAAAAAAGTTGTTACGTAGCAGCTTTG atgATGGCTAACGAATTAATAGacgaagaaaaaaaaataatataa